A stretch of Saccharomyces cerevisiae S288C chromosome IV, complete sequence DNA encodes these proteins:
- the HXT6 gene encoding hexose transporter HXT6 (High-affinity glucose transporter; member of the major facilitator superfamily, nearly identical to Hxt7p, expressed at high basal levels relative to other HXTs, repression of expression by high glucose requires SNF3; HXT6 has a paralog, HXT1, that arose from the whole genome duplication), whose product MSQDAAIAEQTPVEHLSAVDSASHSVLSTPSNKAERDEIKAYGEGEEHEPVVEIPKRPASAYVTVSIMCIMIAFGGFVFGWDTGTISGFINQTDFIRRFGMKHKDGTNYLSKVRTGLIVSIFNIGCAIGGIILSKLGDMYGRKVGLIVVVVIYIIGIIIQIASINKWYQYFIGRIISGLGVGGIAVLSPMLISEVSPKHLRGTLVSCYQLMITAGIFLGYCTNFGTKNYSNSVQWRVPLGLCFAWALFMIGGMTFVPESPRYLAEVGKIEEAKRSIAVSNKVAVDDPSVLAEVEAVLAGVEAEKLAGNASWGELFSSKTKVLQRLIMGAMIQSLQQLTGDNYFFYYGTTIFKAVGLSDSFETSIVLGIVNFASTFVGIYVVERYGRRTCLLWGAASMTACMVVYASVGVTRLWPNGQDQPSSKGAGNCMIVFACFYIFCFATTWAPIPYVVVSETFPLRVKSKAMSIATAANWLWGFLIGFFTPFITGAINFYYGYVFMGCLVFMFFYVLLVVPETKGLTLEEVNTMWEEGVLPWKSASWVPPSRRGANYDAEEMAHDDKPLYKRMFSTK is encoded by the coding sequence ATGTCACAAGACGCTGCTATTGCAGAGCAAACTCCTGTGGAGCATCTCTCTGCTGTTGACTCAGCCTCCCACTCGGTTTTATCTACACCATCAAACAAGGCTGAAagagatgaaataaaagCTTATGGTGAAGGTGAAGAGCACGAACCTGTCGTTGAAATTCCAAAGAGACCAGCTTCTGCCTATGTCACTGTCTCTATTATGTGTATCATGATCGCCTTTGGTGGTTTCGTTTTCGGTTGGGATACTGGTACCATTTCTGGTTTCATCAATCAAACCGATTTCATCAGAAGATTTGGTATGAAGCATAAAGATGGTACTAATTATTTGTCTAAGGTTAGAACTGGTTTGATTGTCtccattttcaacattGGTTGTGCCAttggtggtattattctttccaaattgggtGATATGTACGGTCGTAAGGTGGGTTTGATTGTCGTTGTTGTCATCTACATCATCggtattattattcaaattgCATCTATCAACAAATGGTACCAATATTTCATCGGTAGAATTATTTCCGGTTTGGGTGTTGGTGGTATTGCCGTTTTATCTCCTATGTTGATTTCTGAAGTATCCCCAAAGCATTTAAGGGGTACTTTAGTCTCTTGCTACCAATTGATGATTACTGCCGGTATTTTCTTGGGTTACTGTACCAACTTCGGTACTAAGAACTACTCCAACTCTGTGCAATGGAGAGTTCCATTAGGTTTGTGTTTTGCCTGGGCTTTGTTTATGATTGGTGGTATGACATTTGTTCCAGAGTCTCCACGTTATTTGGCTGAAGTCGGTAAGATCGAAGAAGCCAAACGTTCTATTGCCGTTTCTAACAAGGTTGCTGTTGATGATCCATCTGTTTTGGCTGAAGTCGAAGCTGTCTTGGCTGGTGTAGAGGCAGAGAAATTAGCTGGTAATGCATCCTGGGGTGAATTGTTTAGTAGCAAGACAAAGGTCCTTCAGCGTTTGATCATGGGTGCTATGATTCAATCTCTACAACAATTGACAGGTGATAACTATTTCTTCTACTATGGTACTACTATTTTCAAGGCTGTTGGTTTGAGTGACTCTTTCGAAACCTCTATTGTCTTGGGTATTGTTAACTTTGCTTCCACCTTTGTTGGTATTTACGTTGTTGAGAGATATGGTCGTCGTACTTGTTTGCTATGGGGTGCTGCATCCATGACTGCTTGTATGGTTGTCTATGCTTCCGTGGGTGTCACCAGATTATGGCCAAATGGTCAAGACCAACCATCTTCCAAGGGTGCTGGTAACTGTATGATTGTCTTTGCCTGTTTCtatattttctgttttGCTACTACATGGGCTCCAATTCCTTATGTCGTTGTTTCTGAAACTTTCCCATTGAGAGTCAAGTCTAAGGCTATGTCTATTGCTACAGCTGCTAATTGGTTGTGGGGTTTCTTGATTGGTTTCTTCACTCCATTTATTACTGGTGCTATTAACTTCTACTACGGTTACGTTTTCATGGGCTGTTTGGTCTTCATGTTCTTCTATGTTTTGTTAGTTGTTCCAGAAACTAAGGGTTTGACTTTGGAAGAAGTCAACACCATGTGGGAAGAAGGTGTTCTACCATGGAAGTCTGCCTCATGGGTTCCACCATCTAGAAGAGGTGCCAACTACGACGCTGAAGAAATGGCTCACGATGATAAGCCATTGTACAAGAGAATGTTCAGCACCAAATAA
- a CDS encoding uncharacterized protein (hypothetical protein; conserved among S. cerevisiae strains): protein MAFLSWTFFPSFFHFLERNRFFLTFATQLHYLNPFYILSFRVEWHQIWENLAYSDTNTFFHEYCWKIFPCLSAGIRNNGCCDAAKGQGKNKQHTPKQEEEIPNTSLRRHRSCCNMFTCSSPCYYLEINVGVIGVRRPVLSEEQRKNC from the coding sequence ATGGCCTTTCTGTCCTGGAcattttttccttccttttttcatttccttGAAAGgaacagattttttttgacttttGCCACACAGCTGCACTATCTCAACCCCTTTTACATTTTAAGTTTTCGGGTTGAATGGCATCAAATTTGGGAAAATTTAGCTTACTCAGACACCAACACATTTTTTCATGAGTATTGTTGGAAAATCTTTCCATGCTTATCAGCCGGAATACGGAACAACGGCTGCTGTGATGCCGCAAAGGGgcaaggaaaaaataagcaaCACACACCGAAACaggaggaagaaattcCGAACACAAGCCTAAGAAGACACCGCAGTTGTTGCAACATGTTCACATGTTCATCCCCCTGCTACTACTTGGAAATTAATGTAGGGGTAATTGGAGTGCGCCGGCCCGTGCTTTCAGAGGAACAAAGGAAGAATTGTTAA
- the HXT3 gene encoding hexose transporter HXT3 (Low affinity glucose transporter of the major facilitator superfamily; expression is induced in low or high glucose conditions; HXT3 has a paralog, HXT5, that arose from the whole genome duplication) — protein MNSTPDLISPQKSSENSNADLPSNSSQVMNMPEEKGVQDDFQAEADQVLTNPNTGKGAYVTVSICCVMVAFGGFVFGWDTGTISGFVAQTDFLRRFGMKHKDGSYYLSKVRTGLIVSIFNIGCAIGGIILAKLGDMYGRKMGLIVVVVIYIIGIIIQIASINKWYQYFIGRIISGLGVGGIAVLSPMLISEVAPKEMRGTLVSCYQLMITLGIFLGYCTNFGTKNYSNSVQWRVPLGLCFAWALFMIGGMTFVPESPRYLVEAGQIDEARASLSKVNKVAPDHPFIQQELEVIEASVEEARAAGSASWGELFTGKPAMFKRTMMGIMIQSLQQLTGDNYFFYYGTTVFNAVGMSDSFETSIVFGVVNFFSTCCSLYTVDRFGRRNCLLYGAIGMVCCYVVYASVGVTRLWPNGEGNGSSKGAGNCMIVFACFYIFCFATTWAPIAYVVISETFPLRVKSKAMSIATAANWLWGFLIGFFTPFITGAINFYYGYVFMGCMVFAYFYVFFFVPETKGLTLEEVNDMYAEGVLPWKSASWVPTSQRGANYDADALMHDDQPFYKKMFGKK, from the coding sequence ATGAATTCAACTCCAGATTTAATATCTCCACAAAAGTCAAGTGAGAATTCGAATGCTGACCTGCCTTCGAATAGCTCTCAGGTAATGAACATgcctgaagaaaaaggtgtTCAAGATGATTTCCAAGCTGAGGCCGACCAAGTACTTACCAACCCAAATACAGGTAAAGGTGCATATGTCACTGTGTCTATCTGTTGTGTTATGGTTGCCTTCGGTGGTTTCGTTTTCGGTTGGGATACTGGTACCATTTCTGGTTTCGTCGCCCAAACTGATTTCTTGAGAAGATTCGGTATGAAGCATAAAGATGGTAGTTATTATTTGTCTAAGGTTAGAACTGGTTTAATTGTCtccattttcaacattGGTTGTGCCATTGGTGGTATTATTTTGGCTAAATTGGGTGATATGTACGGTCGTAAAATGGGTTTGATTGTCGTTGTTGTTATCTACATCATCggtattattattcaaattgCATCCATCAACAAATGGTACCAATATTTCATCGGTAGAATTATTTCCGGTTTGGGTGTTGGTGGTATTGCCGTTTTATCTCCTATGTTGATTTCTGAAGTCGCTCCTAAGGAAATGAGAGGTACTTTAGTCTCCTGTTACCAACTGATGATTACCTTGGGTATTTTCTTGGGTTACTGTACCAACTTCGGTACTAAGAACTACTCCAACTCTGTGCAATGGAGAGTTCCATTAGGTTTGTGTTTTGCCTGGGCTTTGTTTATGATCGGTGGTATGACTTTCGTTCCAGAATCCCCACGTTATTTGGTTGAAGCTGGTCAAATTGACGAAGCAAGAGCATCTCTTTCCAAAGTTAACAAGGTTGCCCCAGACCATCCATTCATTCAACAAGAGTTGGAAGTTATTGAAGCTAGTGTTGAAGAAGCTAGAGCTGCTGGTTCAGCATCATGGGGTGAGTTGTTCACTGGTAAGCCGGCCATGTTTAAGCGTACTATGATGGGTATCATGATCCAATCTCTACAACAATTGACTGGTGATAACTATTTCTTCTACTATGGTACTACCGTTTTTAACGCTGTTGGTATGAGTGATTCTTTCGAAACTTCTATTGTTTTCGGTGTCGTCAACTTCTTCTCTACTTGTTGTTCTTTGTACACTGTCGATCGTTTTGGACGTCGTAACTGTTTGTTATATGGTGCCATTGGTATGGTCTGCTGTTATGTAGTTTACGCTTCTGTTGGTGTCACCAGACTATGGCCAAATGGTGAAGGTAATGGTTCATCCAAGGGTGCTGGTAACTGTATGATTGTCTTTGCCTGTTTCtatattttctgttttGCTACCACTTGGGCTCCAATTGCTTATGTTGTTATTTCTGAAACTTTCCCATTGAGAGTCAAGTCTAAGGCTATGTCTATTGCTACAGCTGCTAATTGGTTGTGGGGTTTCTTGATTGGTTTCTTCACTCCATTTATTACTGGTGCTATTAACTTCTACTACGGTTACGTTTTCATGGGCTGTATGGTTTTCGCCTACTTCTacgttttcttctttgtgCCAGAAACTAAGGGTTTGACTTTGGAAGAAGTCAATGATATGTACGCTGAAGGTGTTCTACCATGGAAGTCTGCTTCATGGGTTCCAACATCTCAAAGAGGTGCTAACTACGATGCTGATGCATTGATGCATGATGACCAGCCATTctacaagaaaatgttcGGCAAGAAATAA
- the SVF1 gene encoding Svf1p (Ceramide binding protein; putative ceramide transfer protein involved in the nonvesicular transport of ceramides between the endoplasmic reticulum and Golgi apparatus; contributes to sphingolipid biosynthesis at the cis-Golgi; localizes to the cis-Golgi and the cytoplasm; required for the diauxic growth shift; promotes survival in mammalian cells under apoptosis-inducing conditions; mutant has increased aneuploidy tolerance), whose translation MLKWIKGGISAVTGMAEPEYGKDYIHSVADRVKNKQPYRETSREDFFWQAPDHTNVESVIFYFSDLKTGIFGFAQVIHSNIIGLHTASQFTFRIFDSKNPEDLNIWTSTKLENFYIEGPNFYADNLSVELSEDGESYHIQSSVCDLSVVDLHIRRLTPGAKIGDDPATYYGNNINEPWGSMRHVFWPRNACHGTIKVKKEVIPESDEEESSADEDDNEDEDEESGDSEEESGSEEESDSEEVEITYEDRTITFKEEDPAISTFIMAFQGMKPHHAAKAWNFMFFHSEKYSAVLMEFTTPKSYANTKISAGIITDDKEVLAMTTNNLVEHLNSEIDSVGWKVPKDIKITFKGINTKVKDEQLESENGTEQALQGEDEKEDEKEDEEEEEYKNVAEENKICAVVEGPLNNLVERIDVMGEIPSFVKNIVSGVAGTKPFIYQYADPKSSTLQINGGEKIHGVAWTEVTFISESDVISEESYNEA comes from the coding sequence atgtTGAAGTGGATAAAAGGTGGGATCTCAGCAGTCACTGGTATGGCTGAGCCTGAATATGGGAAAGATTACATTCATAGTGTTGCTGATAGGGTAAAAAATAAGCAGCCTTACAGAGAAACCAGTCgtgaagattttttttggcaaGCTCCTGACCATACAAACGTTGAATCGgttatcttttatttcagTGACTTGAAAACAGGTATCTTTGGATTTGCCCAGGTTATTCATTCGAACATCATTGGGTTGCACACTGCATCCCAATTTACTTTCAGAATTTTTGACTCGAAGAATCCAGAGGATTTGAATATCTGGACTTCCACCaagttggaaaatttttacatCGAAGGTCCAAACTTCTATGCCGACAATCTTTCTGTAGAATTAAGTGAAGACGGTGAAAGCTATCACATTCAATCCAGTGTTTGTGATTTATCTGTCGTTGACTTGCATATAAGAAGGTTAACCCCTGGAGCCAAGATAGGCGATGATCCTGCGACTTATTATGGtaacaatatcaatgaaCCATGGGGTAGCATGAGACACGTTTTCTGGCCAAGGAATGCTTGTCACGGTACTATCAAAGTTAAGAAAGAAGTTATTCCAGAAtctgatgaagaagaatccTCAGCTGATGAggatgataatgaagacgaagatgaagagtCTGGTGATTCTGAGGAGGAATCTGGtagtgaagaagaaagcgACAGTGAAGAAGTCGAAATCACCTATGAAGATCGTACGATTACTTTTAAAGAGGAAGACCCTGCGATTTCGACATTTATAATGGCCTTCCAAGGCATGAAGCCTCATCACGCAGCTAAGGCATGGAACTTCATGTTTTTCCATTCCGAAAAGTATTCCGCGGTGTTGATGGAGTTCACTACACCAAAATCATATGCCAACACTAAAATTTCTGCTGGTATTATTACCGATGATAAAGAAGTTTTAGCGATGACAACTAACAATCTTGTTGAGCACTTAAACTCAGAAATTGATTCTGTTGGTTGGAAAGTTCCAAAAGATATTAAGATCACCTTCAAAGGTATCAATACCAAAGTCAAGGATGAACAATTGGAATCCGAGAATGGGACTGAACAAGCTTTACAAGGAGAggatgaaaaggaagatgaaaaggaagatgaagaggaagaagaatacaAGAACGTCgcagaagaaaataagatcTGTGCTGTTGTGGAGGGTCCGTTGAACAACCTAgttgaaagaattgatgTGATGGGCGAAATTCCAAGTTTTGTTAAAAACATCGTCTCTGGTGTTGCTGGTACTAAGCCATTTATATACCAATATGCTGATCCAAAAAGCTCAACTTTACAAATAAATGGCGGGGAGAAAATTCACGGTGTAGCTTGGACCGAAGTAACATTCATTTCTGAATCAGATGTGATTAGTGAGGAGTCTTACAATGAAGCATGA
- the MRP1 gene encoding mitochondrial 37S ribosomal protein mS43 MRP1 (Mitochondrial ribosomal protein of the small subunit; MRP1 exhibits genetic interactions with PET122, encoding a COX3-specific translational activator, and with PET123, encoding a small subunit mitochondrial ribosomal protein), with amino-acid sequence MLRFTGARAIRKYSTRYALEHLKEGAPLKGLFSIEGLQKAWFDRVKYLDAKLNDCTNEAQQKPLETLIHENSKSASKKHIVNYASSLYNLKFSMSSLQGCIRTPPEECPRLGPEALLQTPDFNRTISNEPLTTGNERLQAALISSFGSLMEFRTLLINSNLAISGDGFTWLVARRQLDKRAMRNDMPNRDIEYDKLFILNTYNAGTPFNFSTSGVMNELNNQYTNMEKQRAKEAGNLEDSEMTAKQAKTKFIYETQQKGFSGKEVSYIPLLAIDASPKTWLTDYGVFGKREYLERVWDSIEWKIVESRLPQRTKIQAFNTL; translated from the coding sequence ATGCTTCGCTTTACTGGTGCTCGCGCTATTAGAAAGTACTCTACTAGGTATGCACTCGAGCACCTGAAAGAAGGTGCTCCTCTGAAAGGGCTGTTTTCTATTGAAGGATTACAGAAAGCATGGTTCGACCGAGTGAAATATCTCGATGCAAAATTGAACGATTGTACAAATGAAGCGCAACAAAAACCCTTAGAAACTCTCATCCATGAAAATTCGAAATCTGCTTCAAAGAAACATATCGTGAACTATGCGTCATCATTGTACAACTTGAAATTTAGCATGTCTTCCCTTCAGGGATGTATCAGGACTCCGCCAGAGGAATGCCCCAGGCTAGGTCCAGAGGCGCTACTTCAGACCCCTGATTTCAATAGGACAATAAGCAATGAGCCATTGACCACTGGCAACGAACGTTTGCAAGCAGCtctaatttcttcatttggGTCTTTGATGGAGTTCAGAACATtattaataaattcaaatctTGCTATATCAGGCGACGGGTTTACGTGGTTAGTCGCAAGACGGCAGCTCGACAAACGTGCTATGCGCAACGACATGCCAAACAGGGATATTGAATATGATAAGCTGTTTATATTGAATACGTACAATGCGGGAACTCCCTTCAACTTCTCTACATCTGGGGTAATGAATGAGCTCAATAACCAATATACCAACATGGAAAAACAACGAGCCAAAGAAGCCGGTAATCTTGAAGATTCTGAGATGACTGCCAAGCAAGCCAAGacaaaatttatttatgAAACCCAACAGAAAGGTTTTTCTGGGAAAGAGGTTTCATATATCCCGCTTTTAGCCATTGATGCGTCACCAAAAACATGGTTAACTGATTATGGCGTATTTGGGAAACGAGAATATTTAGAAAGGGTATGGGACTCTATAGAATGGAAAATTGTAGAGTCAAGGTTACCTCAACGTACTAAGATCCAAGCATTCAACACGTTATGA
- the PAL1 gene encoding Pal1p (hypothetical protein thought to be involved in endocytosis; physically interacts with Ede1p and is found at endocytic sites at cell periphery during early stages of endocytosis; green fluorescent protein (GFP)-fusion protein localizes to bud neck; potential Cdc28p substrate; similar to S. pombe Pal1 protein; relocalizes from bud neck to cytoplasm upon DNA replication stress; PAL1 has a paralog, YHR097C, that arose from the whole genome duplication) produces the protein MENRNSSTSSRPFSVNNPFRNATVDSSINQYKNDSQFQEWAKNQSRTNSFDMPQLNTRTSSQLSFPNIPEDEPQRNADQQGAFYSGLESFSSGSLSPPSRPLSSKNPFLDDVSSATDFRRSPPPVSRNKNHPTAKEEKEQLRQRYLEESDVSTVGNTRENTDLPPSYEEITSTNGSRRAYPKEKVSRPSSHREHSNSGTYISRRSSSHHHREASSSSTPSKKGKRKSKVIVPKNVDTIDKLDVTGLFGGSFHHDGPFDAVTPHRNKNNKAAPVLAFPVDGPNSTIGGASTKKSALDEVFGRDDTDDSDIYQYSSQTLRRGGDTQDAIKANVGNVQQMDAKNKTELVHGPVTAGLGSSTFLDGAPASSAAIRNDIKAHSYHNRNGGLQRNKSLSQRLGLGGSGDSNAPMTGVRRNLSLSRDNYDVGHSNEGVRRSKTVNSPNRTHKSNYTTDFDGQDDHNEDEEDVYLGVRYNEPNMKKKSTGSKLLSRVKSLKVGRKSQ, from the coding sequence ATGGAGAATAGAAACAGTAGTACCTCTAGTAGGCCATTTTCTGTTAATAACCCGTTTAGAAATGCCACAGTTGATTCAAGTATTAATCAGTATAAAAATGACTCCCAGTTTCAGGAGTGGGCGAAAAACCAATCTCGTACCAATTCATTTGATATGCCACAATTGAACACAAGAACTTCTTCACAATTATCATTCCCAAACATTCCAGAGGATGAACCCCAGCGAAACGCAGATCAGCAGGGTGCTTTTTATTCTGGTTTGGAGAGCTTTAGTAGTGGTAGTTTATCACCACCTTCGAGACCTCTTTCCTCAAAGAATCCTTTCCTAGACGATGTGAGTTCTGCAACCGATTTTAGAAGGTCTCCCCCACCTGTTTcaaggaataaaaatcatcCCACtgctaaagaagaaaaagaacaattaaGGCAAAGATATTTGGAGGAAAGTGACGTAAGTACAGTAGGTAACACAAGAGAAAACACTGACCTACCACCCTCATACGAAGAGATCACTTCAACCAATGGATCAAGGCGTGCATATCCAAAGGAAAAGGTTTCTCGTCCTTCTTCTCACCGCGAACATAGCAACAGCGGCACATATATTTCACGCAGATCTTCATCCCACCATCACCGTGAAgcttcctcatcttcaacGCCTTCTAAGAAgggaaagagaaaaagtaaGGTTATTGTTCCTAAGAACGTCGATACTATCGATAAGTTAGATGTAACTGGATTGTTCGGTGGCTCATTTCATCATGACGGCCCATTCGATGCAGTAACACCTCatagaaataaaaataacaaagcTGCGCCTGTTTTAGCATTTCCGGTCGATGGTCCAAACAGTACCATCGGTGGCGCTTCAACCAAGAAGTCTGCCCTGGATGAGGTTTTTGGGAGAGATGATACAGATGATTCTGATATATACCAGTACAGTTCGCAGACTCTAAGGAGAGGTGGTGATACGCAGGACGCAATAAAAGCAAACGTGGGTAACGTCCAACAAATGGATGCCAAAAATAAGACAGAATTGGTTCATGGGCCAGTTACTGCGGGATTAGGTTCTAGTACGTTTTTAGATGGGGCGCCGGCCTCCTCAGCTGCCATTAGAAACGACATAAAAGCCCATTCCTATCATAATCGTAACGGTGGtttacaaagaaataaGTCACTTTCTCAACGATTAGGTCTCGGAGGATCCGGTGATAGCAATGCCCCCATGACAGGCGTTAGAAGAAACTTGAGTTTAAGTAGAGACAACTATGATGTTGGTCACAGCAATGAAGGTGTTAGAAGGTCGAAAACCGTTAATTCTCCTAACAGAACGCATAAGTCCAATTATACTACTGATTTCGACGGCCAAGATGATCacaatgaagatgaggaagacGTTTATTTGGGTGTGCGCTACAATGAGCCcaatatgaaaaagaaatcgaCGGGCAGCAAATTACTGAGCAGAGTAAAAAGTCTAAAGGTCGGCAGGAAAAGTCAGTAA
- the YPS7 gene encoding putative aspartic endopeptidase (Putative GPI-anchored aspartic protease; member of the yapsin family of proteases involved in cell wall growth and maintenance; located in the cytoplasm and endoplasmic reticulum): protein MTCLILWYLWLISTFQLEFATASTANTTTTAKSGTSSSTEEPFPVLAVGKDGRGNYYVNSTFGTPGQRQRLLVDIIQPYINLVSGTSESHNEYSGVYHKHPSYLMNDSTSSVPVSPGQIYEISFIDGRAVNCTLVTDDMNFTNVSSENSSTALITDLMVTRDNVQFNSGSLSISNVSFFDIQSSNFKTSGLLGLSGKVTNPGNAIDSSQYTEQSYFLSLLKDADIIESSSYSLWLAGDTSTYKTYRDPISNCGKLLLGGVDPSLFTGTLGKFDLIPYVDPVSNAVSVGYPIVPLGPIYIVSNSGQSLNMTSKDFLSPALLDSTSSVSYLPTSTIIQIAVQIAATYVESLDRWLVQCSIADMGVSLGFRLRELTIEIPLRDLLSSTYDTSTNSSMFFSSGQEACFLTLYANTNTGVNILGEAFIKNIYMAMDLEDNTIAIAQAKKVEDDAVTEETNETTASTIIKKIKSGYIPYAKVMNSSNTRNLTLYPSYRSGYMFTVPGQLTAAYSNGVITGAGRSFYDTSRASTSARPSSTQFDSFSVSASEEWSNSTNRTSSASGAGVRLSSPYTFNKDPAGHVTRIASLLLLSIFSILIVL from the coding sequence ATGACATGCCTAATTTTATGGTATCTGTGGCTCATATCAACTTTTCAGTTAGAGTTTGCAACGGCTAGTACTGCAAATACAACAACTACAGCAAAGTCTGGAACCTCTTCGTCAACGGAGGAGCCGTTTCCTGTACTAGCCGTGGGTAAAGATGGTAGAGGAAACTACTATGTTAATAGCACATTTGGCACTCCCGGTCAACGCCAACGTTTGCTAGTGGATATTATCCAACCGTACATAAATCTGGTTTCCGGAACAAGCGAAAGTCATAACGAATACTCCGGTGTATATCATAAGCATCCCAGCTACCTCATGAATGACTCTACATCATCTGTTCCTGTTTCTCCTGGCCAAATATATGAGATTTCTTTCATTGATGGTAGAGCTGTTAACTGTACTTTGGTGACAGACGATATGAATTTTACAAATGTTTCCTCAGAAAATTCCTCGACCGCTTTGATAACCGATTTAATGGTAACTCGAGATAACGTACAATTTAACTCGGGGAGCCTATCCATTTCAAACGTTtccttctttgatattcaGTCCTCGAACTTTAAGACTTCAGGCTTGTTAGGTTTAAGCGGGAAGGTCACAAACCCAGGCAATGCTATCGATAGCTCACAATACACAGAACAGTCTTATTTTCTATCCTTATTGAAAGATGCAGATATCATTGAAAGTTCGTCATATTCACTGTGGTTGGCTGGAGACACTTCCACGTACAAAACATATAGAGATCCAATATCTAATTGTGGGAAGCTACTTCTTGGAGGGGTGGATCCTTCGCTGTTTACCGGTACACTGGGAAAATTTGACTTAATTCCTTACGTTGACCCAGTGAGTAATGCTGTTAGTGTTGGGTACCCAATTGTGCCATTAGGCCCTATTTATATTGTGTCTAACAGCGGACAAAGTTTGAATATGACTTCGAAGGACTTTCTGAGCCCAGCCTTACTTGATTCAACTTCTTCGGTCAGTTACCTGCCAACTAGTACCATTATTCAGATTGCCGTTCAAATTGCGGCCACTTATGTGGAATCACTAGATAGGTGGCTAGTCCAATGTTCTATAGCAGATATGGGTGTCTCCTTGGGTTTCAGGCTTCGAGAATTGACAATTGAAATACCCCTACGTgatttattatcatctACTTACGATACATCCACCAATTCTTCAATGTTTTTCAGTTCTGGACAGGAAGCTTGTTTTCTAACACTATACGCTAATACAAATACTGGAGTAAACATACTCGGAGAAGCCttcataaaaaatatatatatggcAATGGACTTAGAGGATAACACTATAGCCATTGCACAGGCAAAGAAGgttgaagatgacgcaGTTACTGAAGAGACAAATGAAACTACCGCGTCCACTATCATCAAGAAGATCAAATCTGGTTACATTCCTTACGCAAAAGTGATGAATAGTAGTAATACAAGAAACTTGACTCTTTATCCATCCTATAGGTCAGGCTATATGTTCACTGTCCCAGGTCAACTGACAGCAGCATACTCAAACGGTGTGATTACAGGTGCGGGCCGGTCATTCTATGATACTTCAAGAGCAAGCACAAGTGCTAGACCATCCAGTACTCAATTCGACAGCTTTTCTGTGTCAGCCTCAGAAGAGTGGTCAAATTCAACTAATAGAACCAGCAGTGCTTCGGGAGCAGGCGTTCGATTGAGCAGTCCTTATACATTTAACAAAGATCCAGCTGGACATGTAACTCGTATAGCTTCCTTGCTACTACTTTCGATATTCTCGATACTTATTGTTCTTTGA